One Burkholderia pyrrocinia DNA segment encodes these proteins:
- a CDS encoding MerR family transcriptional regulator, giving the protein MGTSTPRLSASAAAARLGVSVKALRLYEQHGLVTPERTPAGYRAYGPDDLARAADIAALRALGLSLAQVASVLDGDACSLDDALAAHEAALDHGIQDLVRKVDRVRSIRAGLARGRMPADGELTRLLDDTGAGVAFSLPWPWGGEWFECRDIRPLNYIIGSLGSGKTRLALRLADSLPGAVFVGLDRLENDDAAACDSLRVDPELKSRVDRASAVLVGNGATPSAALTALLVSLEADGPRALVVDMIEQDLDRPTQQTLIAHLRERATAGMRPLFLLTRSSAILDLSAVGPNETIILCPANHSPPSRVAPYPGAPGYEAVATCLASPGIRERIAHRPEMA; this is encoded by the coding sequence ATGGGCACGTCCACGCCCCGTTTGAGCGCATCGGCGGCCGCCGCGCGGCTCGGCGTATCGGTCAAGGCGCTGCGGCTGTACGAACAGCATGGCCTCGTGACACCGGAGCGAACACCGGCCGGATACCGCGCGTATGGCCCGGACGACCTCGCACGCGCCGCCGACATCGCGGCACTACGTGCGCTCGGCCTCAGCCTCGCGCAGGTGGCGAGCGTGCTCGATGGCGATGCATGCAGTCTGGACGACGCGCTGGCGGCTCACGAGGCGGCGCTTGACCACGGCATTCAGGATCTCGTGCGCAAGGTCGACAGGGTGCGCTCGATCCGCGCCGGCCTCGCACGCGGCAGAATGCCGGCCGACGGCGAACTGACGCGGCTGCTCGACGATACCGGCGCCGGCGTAGCGTTCAGCCTGCCGTGGCCGTGGGGCGGCGAGTGGTTCGAGTGTCGCGATATCCGGCCGTTGAACTACATCATCGGCTCGCTGGGAAGCGGCAAGACGCGGCTGGCGCTTCGGCTGGCCGATTCACTGCCCGGCGCCGTGTTCGTGGGCCTCGATCGACTGGAAAACGATGACGCTGCCGCATGCGATTCGTTGCGCGTCGATCCGGAACTGAAGTCGCGTGTCGACCGCGCATCGGCCGTGCTTGTTGGCAACGGCGCAACGCCGTCGGCGGCGTTGACTGCGCTGCTCGTCAGTCTCGAAGCGGATGGCCCGCGCGCGCTGGTCGTCGACATGATCGAACAGGATCTCGACCGGCCCACGCAACAGACGTTGATCGCCCATCTGCGCGAACGCGCAACCGCCGGGATGCGGCCGCTGTTCCTGCTGACGCGCTCGTCGGCCATCCTCGATCTGTCGGCGGTCGGCCCGAACGAAACCATCATCCTGTGCCCGGCCAATCACAGCCCGCCGTCGCGCGTGGCGCCCTACCCGGGCGCACCCGGCTACGAAGCGGTTGCCACGTGTCTTGCGTCGCCCGGGATCCGGGAGCGAATCGCCCATCGGCCGGAAATGGCGTAA